In Sphingobium amiense, a genomic segment contains:
- a CDS encoding DUF3363 domain-containing protein, with translation MTEEADERFLDLRHEPADARRQFNRTLRLRRLAKLEKMGLAREHAPGVWELGAKMEPALRELGERGDIIRNMHKALKADGQERDPMTFQLHDAAPAAPITGRVVDKYLTDEMGENLTLVVDGIDGRTHHLPGIDPARVEDARIGSIVEVGPADTAQRPSDRTIAAISENGIYRPSRHLEQAKFEGRVPGGDYEGYVDAHVRRLESLRRAGIAERIDADQWRIPEDFESRATAYDAGRNRQASIRVVSTFDLEKQIGADGATWLDRRLVTPDASDLTPAGFGQQVREAMDQRREHHIAQGDATRQQNGRILYRRNLLANLREREVARVGAEMASSKGLPFRAAADGENISGKFTGIAHLSSGKFAIVEKSHEFTLVPWRPVIDRQLGREVAGIVQGGSVSWQMGRTRGLGI, from the coding sequence ATGACCGAGGAAGCCGACGAAAGGTTCCTCGATCTGCGCCACGAACCGGCAGATGCACGCCGCCAGTTCAACCGCACACTTCGCCTGCGCCGTCTCGCCAAGCTGGAAAAGATGGGGCTGGCTAGGGAACATGCACCCGGCGTCTGGGAGCTTGGCGCGAAGATGGAACCGGCGCTGCGTGAACTCGGTGAGCGCGGTGACATCATCCGCAACATGCACAAGGCGCTGAAGGCCGATGGGCAGGAACGTGATCCGATGACCTTCCAGCTTCACGATGCCGCACCCGCGGCGCCCATCACCGGCCGCGTCGTGGACAAATATCTCACCGACGAGATGGGCGAGAACCTGACGCTCGTGGTGGACGGCATCGACGGGCGAACACACCATCTTCCCGGCATTGATCCGGCCCGCGTTGAAGATGCCCGGATCGGCAGCATCGTGGAAGTCGGTCCCGCCGATACAGCGCAACGTCCCTCTGATCGCACCATCGCTGCGATCTCGGAAAATGGTATCTACCGACCGAGCCGCCACCTCGAACAGGCGAAGTTCGAGGGACGTGTGCCGGGTGGCGATTATGAGGGCTATGTCGATGCCCATGTCCGGCGATTGGAGTCGCTACGCCGGGCCGGGATTGCCGAGCGGATCGACGCCGACCAGTGGCGCATCCCCGAAGACTTCGAGAGCCGCGCCACCGCCTATGATGCCGGTCGCAACCGGCAGGCCAGCATCCGTGTCGTCTCGACCTTCGATCTGGAAAAACAGATCGGCGCCGATGGCGCGACCTGGCTGGACCGGCGATTGGTCACACCGGACGCCTCGGACCTTACCCCGGCAGGGTTCGGCCAGCAGGTGCGCGAGGCTATGGACCAGCGGCGTGAACACCATATCGCACAGGGCGATGCCACGCGGCAGCAGAATGGACGCATCCTCTATCGGCGCAACCTGCTCGCCAATCTGCGAGAAAGGGAAGTGGCCCGCGTCGGTGCGGAAATGGCCAGCAGCAAAGGCTTGCCGTTCCGGGCGGCTGCCGATGGCGAAAATATCAGCGGCAAGTTCACCGGGATCGCACATCTATCGAGCGGCAAGTTCGCCATTGTCGAAAAGAGCCACGAGTTCACTCTTGTCCCATGGCGGCCAGTGATCGACCGCCAGCTCGGCCGCGAGGTTGCGGGCATCGTGCAGGGTGGATCGGTATCGTGGCAAATGGGGCGAACACGAGGGCTCGGGATTTGA
- a CDS encoding conjugal transfer protein TraG: MRGGRILWGQIIVVFTIVLVMVWTSTQWVAFRLGFQPQLGNPWFDVAGWPVYYPPAFFWWWFSYDAYAPGIFTEGAFIATSGALFAIAAAFFMSIIRAREARNVATYGSARWAEDKEIHAAGLLGPDGVVLGRHSKDYLRHDGPEHVLCFAPTRSGKGVGLVVPTLLTWPGSCIVHDIKGENWNLTAGFRSHHGRVLLFDPTNVHSAAYNPLLEVRQGEWEVRDVQNIADILVDPEGSLDKRNHWEKTSHSLLVGAILHVLYAEKDKTLAGVASFLSDPRRPVEATLRAMMDTPHLGEAGVHPVIASSARELLNKSENERSGVLSTAMSFLGLYRDPVVARVTARCDWRIADLVGAKEPVNLYLVVPPSDINRTKPLIRLILNQVGRRLTEELETTGKRHRLLLMLDEFPALGRLDFFESALAFMAGYGLKAFLIAQSLNQIERAYGQNNAILDNCHVRVAFAANDERTAKRISDALGTATEMRDSTNYAGHRLAPWLGHLMVSRQETARPLLTPGEIMQLPPTDEIVMVAGVPPIRAAKARYYADARLQERVLPPPDLHKQSVKMETSAPDDWTSRVVAAAAGHGPASNRSDDDPANAGIRLEPELPEHEEIIPPPPPPSQEFDFLDDEPDVDAAKARAMRQRMRMVARQASLDPNDGIEL, from the coding sequence ATGCGTGGTGGCCGAATACTCTGGGGCCAGATCATTGTTGTATTCACCATTGTCCTGGTGATGGTCTGGACTTCGACGCAATGGGTGGCCTTCCGCCTTGGCTTTCAGCCCCAGCTCGGCAATCCGTGGTTCGATGTTGCGGGATGGCCGGTCTATTATCCTCCGGCCTTCTTCTGGTGGTGGTTTTCCTATGACGCCTATGCGCCCGGTATTTTCACCGAAGGCGCGTTCATCGCCACGTCCGGGGCGTTGTTCGCTATCGCCGCCGCTTTTTTCATGTCGATCATCCGGGCGCGCGAGGCGCGCAACGTCGCCACCTACGGATCGGCCAGATGGGCCGAGGACAAGGAAATCCATGCTGCCGGACTGCTCGGTCCCGATGGCGTGGTCCTTGGCAGGCACAGCAAGGACTATCTCCGGCACGACGGCCCCGAGCATGTCCTTTGTTTCGCGCCCACCCGATCAGGCAAAGGCGTCGGTCTCGTTGTGCCGACGCTGCTGACCTGGCCGGGAAGTTGCATCGTGCACGACATCAAGGGTGAGAACTGGAATCTGACGGCCGGCTTCCGGTCCCATCACGGCCGCGTCCTGCTGTTCGATCCGACCAATGTGCATTCCGCAGCTTACAACCCGCTGCTGGAAGTCCGTCAGGGGGAGTGGGAAGTCCGCGATGTCCAGAACATCGCGGATATTCTGGTCGATCCCGAGGGCAGTCTCGACAAGCGCAACCATTGGGAAAAGACCAGCCATTCGCTACTGGTCGGCGCCATCCTGCATGTTCTCTATGCCGAGAAGGACAAGACGCTGGCGGGGGTCGCGAGCTTTCTGTCCGATCCGCGCCGTCCGGTCGAGGCGACCTTGCGCGCCATGATGGACACGCCGCATCTGGGCGAAGCCGGTGTGCATCCCGTCATCGCCTCATCGGCACGCGAGCTGTTGAACAAATCCGAGAACGAACGCTCCGGCGTGCTGTCCACGGCGATGTCCTTTCTCGGTCTCTACCGAGATCCGGTCGTGGCCCGCGTGACGGCCCGCTGCGACTGGCGCATTGCTGATCTGGTCGGAGCAAAAGAACCGGTCAACCTCTACCTCGTCGTACCGCCCTCGGACATCAACCGGACCAAGCCGCTGATCCGTCTGATCCTCAATCAGGTCGGGCGGCGGCTGACCGAGGAACTGGAAACCACCGGAAAACGCCATCGTCTCCTGTTGATGCTGGACGAGTTCCCCGCGCTCGGGCGGCTTGATTTCTTTGAATCGGCGCTCGCCTTCATGGCCGGCTACGGCCTCAAAGCGTTCCTGATCGCGCAGTCGCTCAACCAGATCGAGCGGGCCTATGGACAGAACAACGCCATTCTCGACAACTGCCATGTGCGTGTCGCCTTTGCCGCAAACGATGAACGCACCGCCAAGCGGATCAGTGATGCGCTCGGCACGGCCACGGAAATGCGCGATTCCACCAACTATGCGGGCCATCGCCTCGCGCCCTGGCTCGGGCATCTCATGGTTTCGCGGCAGGAAACAGCGCGGCCGCTCCTGACACCGGGCGAGATCATGCAGCTTCCGCCAACCGACGAGATCGTCATGGTAGCGGGTGTGCCGCCCATCCGCGCCGCCAAGGCGCGCTACTATGCCGATGCGCGGCTTCAGGAACGGGTGCTGCCGCCGCCCGATCTGCACAAGCAGTCGGTGAAGATGGAAACATCGGCACCAGACGACTGGACGAGCCGTGTTGTTGCGGCCGCGGCCGGCCACGGACCCGCGTCGAACAGGTCCGACGACGATCCTGCCAATGCCGGTATCCGTCTTGAGCCGGAGCTTCCCGAACATGAGGAAATCATCCCGCCACCACCGCCGCCATCGCAGGAGTTCGATTTTCTCGATGATGAGCCCGACGTCGATGCCGCCAAAGCCCGTGCCATGCGTCAGCGGATGCGCATGGTCGCGCGGCAGGCGTCACTCGACCCAAATGACGGCATCGAGCTTTGA
- a CDS encoding ribbon-helix-helix domain-containing protein produces MTSRTRMNVYFSPDLLKQVEGLALRRNVSKSAVIEAAVASFLSGDTTQRLEAAMSRRLDKLGRQFDMLDEDVAILGETLSLFVQFWLTMTPPLSDSAKQSARIKGNERFEGFMQTLGKRLASGDRFLKELSRDIDSLHDLSSQGQSEADGNQL; encoded by the coding sequence ATGACGAGTCGCACCCGCATGAATGTCTACTTCTCCCCGGATCTGCTGAAGCAGGTCGAGGGTCTGGCGCTGCGTCGCAATGTTTCAAAATCCGCAGTGATCGAGGCTGCGGTAGCATCCTTCCTGTCCGGTGACACGACCCAACGGCTGGAAGCCGCAATGTCGCGACGCCTGGATAAGCTTGGCCGCCAGTTCGATATGCTGGACGAAGATGTCGCCATCCTCGGCGAGACGCTTTCGCTGTTCGTACAATTCTGGCTCACCATGACGCCGCCGCTGTCAGATAGCGCGAAACAGTCGGCACGCATCAAGGGCAACGAGCGCTTCGAAGGCTTCATGCAGACGCTGGGCAAGCGCCTGGCTTCCGGCGACAGATTCCTGAAAGAGTTGTCGCGGGATATCGATTCGCTTCACGATCTTTCGTCACAAGGCCAGTCCGAAGCGGATGGAAACCAGCTCTGA
- the trbB gene encoding P-type conjugative transfer ATPase TrbB yields MTASHQKPETIARGARMLRTALGTSIARFLEDPAVVEVMLNPDGRIWVDRLSEGLADTGERLSAADGERIVRLVAHHVGAEVHARNPRVSAELPETGERFEGLLPPVVTAPTFAIRKPAVAVFTLDDYVNAGIMTSAQAEVLRLNVATRANILVAGGTSTGKTTLTNALLAEVAKTSDRVVIIEDTRELQCAAPNLVAMRTKDGVATLSDLVRSSLRLRPDRIPVGEVRGSEALDLLKAWGTGHPGGIGTIHAGSGIGALRRLEQLIQEAVITVPRALIAETIDLVAVLAGRGSSRRLVELARVDGLGPDGDYAITHPITLATTPKGNPS; encoded by the coding sequence ATGACCGCATCACATCAGAAACCCGAGACGATTGCGCGTGGTGCGCGGATGCTGCGCACCGCGCTCGGTACATCGATTGCCCGGTTTCTGGAAGATCCAGCTGTGGTCGAGGTGATGCTGAATCCCGATGGCCGCATCTGGGTGGATCGGCTCTCCGAAGGGCTGGCCGATACGGGGGAGAGGCTGTCGGCTGCCGATGGCGAGCGGATCGTCAGGCTGGTCGCCCATCATGTCGGCGCCGAGGTTCATGCCCGCAATCCGCGTGTGTCGGCTGAACTGCCCGAGACCGGAGAGCGCTTCGAAGGGTTGCTGCCGCCTGTCGTCACGGCGCCGACCTTTGCCATCCGCAAGCCTGCCGTCGCGGTGTTCACGCTCGACGACTATGTAAACGCCGGGATCATGACCAGTGCTCAGGCCGAGGTGCTGCGCCTGAACGTCGCCACGCGCGCCAATATCCTTGTCGCGGGCGGCACCTCGACCGGAAAAACCACGCTGACCAACGCGCTGCTGGCAGAAGTCGCCAAGACTTCGGACCGCGTCGTGATCATTGAAGACACGCGCGAACTGCAATGCGCCGCGCCCAATCTGGTCGCGATGCGCACCAAAGATGGCGTGGCGACGCTCTCCGATCTGGTGCGTTCGTCGCTACGCCTGCGCCCGGATCGCATCCCGGTCGGCGAGGTGCGCGGGTCCGAAGCTCTCGACCTCCTTAAAGCCTGGGGCACCGGCCATCCGGGCGGGATCGGCACCATCCATGCCGGTTCCGGCATTGGCGCGCTGCGACGCCTCGAACAGCTCATCCAGGAAGCCGTCATCACCGTCCCGCGCGCCCTGATTGCCGAGACAATCGACCTCGTCGCCGTTCTTGCCGGACGCGGCTCTTCCCGCCGGCTGGTCGAACTCGCCCGCGTCGATGGGCTGGGGCCGGACGGCGATTACGCCATCACGCATCCCATCACTTTGGCAACCACCCCGAAAGGAAACCCTTCATGA
- a CDS encoding TrbC/VirB2 family protein, whose protein sequence is MATAAATVSISLMLAPAAHASGSSMPWEAPLQSILQSIEGPVAKIIAVIVIIATGLALAFGDTSGGFRRLIQIVFGLSIAFAASSFFLSFFSFGGGALI, encoded by the coding sequence ATGGCAACCGCCGCTGCCACTGTTTCCATCAGTCTGATGCTGGCGCCTGCCGCACACGCCTCCGGCTCCTCCATGCCCTGGGAGGCCCCGCTTCAGTCGATCCTCCAGTCGATCGAGGGTCCTGTCGCCAAGATCATCGCCGTCATCGTCATCATCGCCACCGGCCTGGCGCTGGCCTTCGGTGATACCTCCGGCGGCTTCCGCCGCCTGATCCAGATCGTCTTCGGCCTGTCCATCGCCTTCGCCGCGTCGAGCTTCTTCCTGTCGTTCTTCTCGTTCGGCGGCGGGGCGCTCATCTGA
- a CDS encoding VirB3 family type IV secretion system protein: MAGGLEQLDAVPGFSIPVHRALTEHILLGGAPRSIAIVNGTLAGAVGLGLRLWLVGIAIWAVGHFLAVWAAKRDPLFVEVGRRHLRIPGHLSV; the protein is encoded by the coding sequence ATGGCGGGTGGCCTCGAACAGCTCGACGCGGTGCCGGGCTTCTCCATCCCGGTTCACCGGGCGCTGACCGAGCATATCCTGCTCGGCGGCGCACCGCGTTCGATTGCCATCGTCAACGGCACGCTGGCCGGCGCCGTCGGCCTCGGCCTTCGTCTCTGGCTGGTTGGCATCGCCATCTGGGCGGTCGGTCATTTCCTCGCGGTATGGGCTGCCAAACGCGATCCGCTTTTTGTCGAGGTGGGCCGCAGGCACCTGCGCATACCCGGTCATCTGTCAGTGTGA
- the trbE gene encoding conjugal transfer protein TrbE — protein MMNLTEYRRTATRLADFLPWAALVGSGVVLNKDGSFQRTAKFRGPDLDSAVAAELVAVAGRINNAVRRLGSGWSIFVEAQRSEAATYPGSQFPDPASALLDAERKAAFEEAGTHFVSGYFLTFLWLPPAEDAARAETWLYEGREQSGVNPWELMRGFIDRTDRVLALLDGFMPECHWIDDAGTLTYLHSTISTNRHRVRVPEVPMHLDALLADQPLTGGLEPRLGDKHLRVLTIIGFPTATTPGLLDEMNRLAFPYRWSTRAILMDKTDATKLLTKIRRQWFAKRKSIAAILKEVMTNEQSALVDTDASNKALDADMALQELGADVAGMAYVTATVTVWDADPRIADEKLRLVEKIIQGRDFTAMPETVNAVDAWLGSIPGHAYANVRQPPISTLNLAHMIPLSAVWAGPERNEHLGAPPLLYGKTEGSTPFRLSLHVGDVGHTLVVGPTGAGKSVLLALMALQFRRYDRSQIFAFDFGGSIRASALAMGGDWHDLGGGLTEGSEVSVSLQPLARIDDAYERSWAADWIAAILMREGMIITPEVKEHIWTALTSLASAPAGERTITGLAVLLQSNDLKQALRPYCIGGAYGRLLDAEAEHLGSADVQAFEIEGLVGTGAAPAVLSYLFHRIGDRLDGRPTLLIIDEGWLALDDEGFANQLREWLKTLRKKNASVIFATQSLSDIDGSNIAPAIIESCPTRLLLPNERAIEPQITAIYRRFGLNDRQIEILARATPKRDYYCQSRRGNRLFELGLSEVGLALCAASSKSDQTRIAELVAEHGQDGFLAAWLRHRGVEWAVDLIPNLTNLVERTEPARPVAPDQIHPDDSQEKETLP, from the coding sequence ATGATGAACCTCACCGAATATCGCCGTACCGCTACCCGCCTCGCGGATTTCCTGCCCTGGGCCGCGCTGGTTGGCTCGGGCGTCGTGCTGAACAAGGACGGCAGTTTCCAGAGGACTGCGAAGTTTCGCGGGCCGGATCTGGATTCCGCTGTTGCCGCCGAACTGGTCGCGGTCGCCGGGCGTATCAACAACGCCGTGCGCCGCCTCGGCTCCGGCTGGTCGATCTTTGTTGAGGCACAACGAAGCGAAGCCGCGACCTATCCCGGCAGCCAATTTCCTGATCCGGCCTCCGCTCTTCTCGATGCCGAGCGCAAAGCTGCCTTCGAGGAAGCGGGCACGCATTTCGTGTCAGGCTACTTCCTGACCTTCCTCTGGCTGCCACCCGCCGAAGATGCGGCTCGCGCCGAGACCTGGCTCTACGAGGGCCGTGAGCAATCCGGCGTCAATCCATGGGAGCTGATGCGCGGCTTCATCGACCGCACCGACCGCGTGCTGGCGCTGCTCGACGGCTTCATGCCCGAATGCCACTGGATCGATGACGCGGGCACGCTGACCTATCTCCATTCCACGATTTCCACGAACCGCCATCGTGTTCGCGTGCCCGAAGTGCCCATGCACCTCGATGCGCTGCTGGCCGATCAGCCGCTGACTGGCGGGTTGGAACCGCGCCTTGGTGACAAGCATCTGCGCGTCCTGACCATTATCGGCTTTCCGACAGCGACCACGCCCGGCCTGCTCGACGAGATGAACCGGCTCGCGTTCCCGTATCGCTGGTCCACCCGCGCCATCCTGATGGACAAGACGGACGCGACGAAACTCCTCACCAAAATCCGCCGTCAATGGTTCGCCAAGAGAAAATCCATCGCCGCGATCCTCAAGGAGGTGATGACCAACGAGCAATCGGCGCTGGTGGACACCGATGCGTCCAACAAGGCGCTCGATGCCGACATGGCCTTGCAGGAACTGGGCGCTGACGTCGCCGGCATGGCCTATGTCACAGCAACCGTCACCGTCTGGGACGCCGACCCCCGTATCGCCGACGAGAAGCTGCGTCTGGTCGAGAAGATCATTCAGGGCCGTGACTTCACGGCCATGCCGGAAACTGTCAATGCCGTCGATGCCTGGCTAGGCTCGATCCCCGGACATGCCTACGCCAATGTCCGGCAGCCGCCGATCTCGACGCTCAACCTCGCCCACATGATCCCTCTATCGGCCGTGTGGGCGGGGCCGGAACGGAACGAACATCTCGGAGCGCCCCCCTTGCTGTACGGCAAGACCGAAGGTTCGACTCCGTTCCGGCTTTCCCTTCATGTCGGCGACGTGGGCCATACCCTCGTCGTCGGCCCGACCGGCGCGGGCAAGTCCGTGCTGCTGGCGCTGATGGCGCTGCAATTTCGCCGCTATGATCGCAGCCAGATTTTCGCTTTCGATTTCGGGGGATCGATCCGGGCATCCGCGCTCGCCATGGGTGGCGACTGGCATGATCTCGGCGGTGGATTGACCGAGGGATCGGAGGTTTCCGTTTCCCTGCAACCGCTGGCGCGGATCGATGATGCCTATGAACGGTCATGGGCCGCTGACTGGATCGCCGCGATCCTGATGCGTGAAGGCATGATCATCACGCCGGAGGTGAAGGAGCACATCTGGACGGCGCTGACATCGCTGGCATCCGCCCCGGCGGGGGAACGGACCATCACCGGCCTTGCCGTGCTGCTGCAATCCAACGATCTGAAACAGGCGTTGCGCCCTTACTGCATTGGCGGCGCCTATGGCCGGTTGCTCGACGCCGAGGCCGAACATCTCGGATCAGCCGATGTACAGGCCTTCGAGATCGAGGGGCTGGTCGGCACTGGGGCTGCGCCTGCCGTCCTGTCCTATCTGTTTCATCGGATCGGCGACCGGCTCGACGGTCGGCCAACCCTGCTCATCATCGACGAAGGCTGGCTGGCGCTCGATGACGAGGGGTTCGCCAACCAGCTGCGCGAATGGCTGAAGACACTCAGGAAGAAGAACGCTTCCGTCATCTTCGCCACGCAATCGCTCTCGGACATTGACGGCAGCAATATCGCGCCCGCCATCATCGAAAGCTGCCCGACGCGGCTGCTTCTCCCGAATGAACGCGCCATCGAGCCGCAGATCACGGCAATCTACCGCCGCTTCGGCCTCAATGACCGGCAAATCGAGATACTCGCGCGGGCCACGCCAAAGCGGGACTATTACTGCCAATCGCGGCGCGGCAATCGCCTGTTCGAGCTTGGCCTCAGCGAAGTCGGCCTCGCGCTCTGCGCCGCATCATCCAAATCCGATCAGACCCGTATCGCCGAACTCGTCGCCGAGCATGGGCAGGACGGTTTTCTCGCGGCCTGGCTGCGCCATCGCGGCGTCGAATGGGCCGTCGATCTGATCCCGAACCTCACAAATCTTGTCGAACGGACAGAGCCCGCTCGGCCGGTCGCGCCAGACCAAATCCATCCAGATGACAGCCAAGAAAAGGAGACCCTGCCATGA
- the trbJ gene encoding P-type conjugative transfer protein TrbJ: MIRIPVSRYVSASVLALTLAMPVALSPMLASPAHAFGFGRIVYDPTNYAQNLLTAARTLEQINHQITSLQNEAQMLINQAKNLASLPYSSLQTLQQNVQRTQQLLAQAQNIAFDVQNVDQMFQQKYGKVSLSATDAQLVADARSRWQNTVGGLQDAMRVQAGVVGNIDTNRAEMSALVGQSQNATGALQATQAGNQLLALQSQQLSDLIALMSANGRSEALIEAERATAAEQGRIQRERFLTPGSGYQPGNARMFGNGNN, from the coding sequence ATGATCCGTATCCCCGTTTCCCGATATGTCAGTGCATCCGTGCTGGCGCTGACGCTCGCCATGCCTGTTGCACTGTCGCCCATGCTGGCAAGCCCCGCTCACGCTTTTGGCTTCGGCCGCATCGTCTATGATCCGACCAACTATGCGCAGAACCTTCTGACTGCCGCACGTACGCTGGAGCAGATCAACCACCAGATCACCTCGCTTCAGAATGAAGCGCAGATGCTCATCAATCAGGCGAAGAATCTCGCCAGTCTGCCATATTCCTCGCTCCAGACTTTGCAGCAGAATGTCCAGCGCACGCAGCAGCTTCTGGCCCAGGCGCAGAACATTGCCTTCGACGTGCAGAACGTCGATCAAATGTTCCAACAGAAATACGGCAAGGTTTCGCTGTCCGCGACCGACGCCCAGCTCGTCGCCGATGCGCGGTCCCGCTGGCAGAATACGGTCGGCGGTTTGCAGGACGCCATGCGCGTGCAGGCTGGTGTCGTCGGAAATATCGACACCAACCGCGCTGAAATGTCCGCCCTTGTCGGGCAGAGCCAGAACGCCACCGGCGCGTTACAGGCGACACAGGCGGGCAATCAGCTTCTCGCGCTCCAGTCGCAGCAGCTTTCCGACCTGATCGCGCTGATGTCCGCCAATGGTCGCTCCGAAGCCCTGATCGAAGCCGAGCGTGCCACCGCCGCCGAACAAGGCCGCATCCAGCGCGAGCGCTTTCTGACGCCGGGATCGGGCTATCAGCCCGGCAATGCCCGGATGTTCGGCAACGGCAACAACTGA
- the trbK-alt gene encoding putative entry exclusion protein TrbK-alt, whose product MDGKMLARLGAIIFVAIAITATVIEMTREDEPAQPRAAPALQAPADPLRQSLRHCQQLGEAAVNDPGCLATWAESRDRFLGRTPVPAAPHQNGGQ is encoded by the coding sequence ATGGACGGCAAGATGCTGGCCCGGCTGGGCGCGATCATATTCGTGGCCATCGCCATCACCGCGACGGTGATCGAAATGACACGCGAGGACGAACCAGCACAGCCCCGCGCGGCGCCGGCGCTTCAGGCGCCTGCCGATCCGCTGCGCCAGAGCCTGCGCCACTGCCAGCAGTTAGGCGAGGCCGCCGTGAACGATCCCGGCTGCCTCGCCACCTGGGCCGAGAGCCGCGACCGGTTCCTCGGCCGGACGCCGGTGCCCGCCGCCCCGCATCAGAACGGGGGACAGTGA
- the trbL gene encoding P-type conjugative transfer protein TrbL, whose amino-acid sequence MGGTGVIDNFLGVFTSYIDSGFGLLGGEVAFIATTLIVIDVTLAALFWSWGADDDIIARLVKKTLFVGVFAYLIGNWNNLAQIIFDSFAGLGLKGSGTSFSAADLLRPGKVAQTGLDAGRPLLESISDMMGYWSFFENFIQIACLMFAWALVLLAFFILAVQLFVTLIEFKLTTLAGFVLIPFGLFGKTAFMAERVLGNVVSSGIKVLVLAVIIGIGSTLFSQFTAGFGGVTPTIDDAMAIVLAALSLLGLGIFGPGIASGLVSGGPQLGAGAAVGTGLAAGGMMLAGGAAAGMAAKGGAAALSGGAAAVRGGAAAAGAASAAYSVGSLGQSGAAGVASGLGGVARAAGSAAASPLKRTASKAAESAKSSFSDGARAGLGVTGGSSSQGTIGGASVAGAAPASAPAGGPPAWAQQMHRRQALNHGTTMAAHAVRSGDSHGGGSSVNISESDRS is encoded by the coding sequence ATGGGCGGCACCGGCGTCATCGACAACTTTCTGGGTGTTTTCACCAGTTACATCGACAGCGGCTTCGGCCTGCTTGGCGGCGAGGTCGCCTTCATCGCCACCACGCTAATCGTCATCGACGTGACGCTGGCCGCACTCTTCTGGTCCTGGGGTGCGGATGACGACATCATCGCCCGGCTGGTCAAGAAGACGCTCTTCGTCGGGGTCTTCGCATACCTGATCGGCAACTGGAACAATCTCGCCCAGATCATCTTCGACAGCTTCGCCGGTCTTGGCCTGAAAGGTTCGGGCACCAGCTTTTCCGCCGCTGATCTGCTGCGGCCCGGCAAGGTGGCGCAGACTGGCCTCGATGCCGGTCGCCCGCTGCTCGAATCCATCTCGGACATGATGGGTTATTGGTCGTTTTTCGAGAACTTCATCCAGATCGCTTGCCTGATGTTCGCCTGGGCGCTGGTACTGCTGGCCTTCTTCATTCTCGCCGTGCAGCTCTTCGTCACGCTGATCGAGTTCAAGCTGACCACGCTGGCGGGCTTTGTCCTCATTCCCTTCGGCCTCTTCGGCAAGACCGCCTTCATGGCCGAGCGCGTTCTTGGCAATGTCGTCTCCTCCGGCATCAAGGTGCTGGTGCTCGCCGTCATCATCGGCATCGGCTCGACATTGTTCTCGCAGTTTACGGCCGGTTTCGGCGGCGTGACGCCGACCATCGACGACGCCATGGCGATCGTGCTGGCCGCACTTTCCCTTCTCGGCCTCGGCATCTTCGGTCCCGGCATCGCTTCCGGTCTGGTTTCTGGCGGCCCGCAGCTTGGCGCAGGTGCAGCAGTTGGAACCGGTCTCGCCGCTGGCGGCATGATGCTTGCTGGCGGCGCTGCCGCAGGCATGGCCGCGAAGGGAGGGGCAGCGGCGCTGTCGGGTGGAGCTGCTGCCGTCCGTGGCGGTGCTGCTGCCGCAGGTGCGGCGAGCGCCGCCTATAGTGTCGGATCGCTCGGCCAGTCAGGGGCTGCCGGTGTTGCCTCCGGCCTCGGCGGTGTTGCCCGCGCGGCAGGCTCAGCCGCAGCATCGCCCCTGAAGCGGACGGCATCGAAAGCAGCGGAAAGCGCCAAATCCAGCTTCTCCGATGGCGCGCGCGCCGGGCTCGGCGTCACCGGTGGATCGTCCTCGCAGGGAACCATTGGTGGTGCGAGCGTGGCCGGTGCCGCACCCGCCTCCGCACCGGCGGGCGGACCGCCTGCATGGGCGCAGCAGATGCACCGCCGCCAGGCGCTCAATCACGGCACGACCATGGCCGCCCATGCCGTCCGCTCCGGTGACAGCCACGGCGGCGGCTCTTCCGTCAACATTTCCGAAAGTGACCGCTCATGA